The Salvelinus fontinalis isolate EN_2023a chromosome 9, ASM2944872v1, whole genome shotgun sequence genome has a window encoding:
- the LOC129861766 gene encoding parathyroid hormone-related protein-like — MEHCLLRVLEFQTSYSRMLCSRGMLQQWSLAVFLLCSSVPLYGRPIDALTNRMRRSVSHAQLMHDKGRSLHEFKRRHWIQELLDQVHTSDSERAPAPQSRTNANECHSTFSGSALSPPKPSGGTKNLPLSFRLRGEGSNLPQETNKSVAYKHEPLKVITKRKKKVKGERGRRKESEKRRRRARSVVTSLTTQREELQRTQDTG; from the exons ATGGAACATTGTCTGTTGCGTGTTCTAGAGTTCCAGACATCCTATTCCAGAATGCTGTGTTCCAGAGGCATGCTCCAGCAGTGGAGTCTAGCTGTGTTCCTGCTgtgctcctctgtccctctctacgGGAGACCCATCGATGCTCTCACTAACAGAAT GAGGAGGTCAGTGAGCCACGCCCAGCTGATGCACGATAAGGGCCGTTCCCTGCATGAGTTCAAGAGACGCCACTGGATCCAGGAACTACTAGACCAAGTCCACACGTCCGACAGCGAGCGAGCCCCGGCTCCCCAGAGCAGGACCAATGCCAATGAGTGTCACAGCACCTTCAGCGGAAGCGCCCTATCCCCCCCCAAACCCTCTGGAGGGACCAAGAACCTCCCCCTGAGCTTCCGGctgagaggggaggggagcaaCCTCCCGCAGGAGACCAACAAATCTGTGGCCTACAAACACGAACCTCTGAAGGTAATCACCAAGAGGAAAAAAAaggtgaagggggagagagggagacggaaggAAAGCGAGAAGAGGAGGCGGAGGGCTCGCTCTGTAGTCACAAGTCTTACGACACAAAGAGAGGAGTTACAGAGGACACAAGACACTGGGTGA